One genomic window of Eriocheir sinensis breed Jianghai 21 chromosome 57, ASM2467909v1, whole genome shotgun sequence includes the following:
- the LOC126984345 gene encoding uncharacterized protein LOC126984345: MLSILAERGVRGRLLAWVGHYLEGRRAAVRFQGHTSAIETFENGTPQGGVLSRGLFHLLVAKGTSLPTSRTARVLSYADDVALVVGPQPGGLRPPAPPPADSDVRRPRLVVNRTKTKAMAFRHGHLPEPFDLEGTPVPWVHTYKYLGVTVDSSLSFGPHIARVRDEVRRRTNVMRALARTAGGSGDRVLRTFYIQGVRSCIDYGTPCLLTVGPAALRPLETAQNAALRVIIGAPMWTKCVCLRAEARVCSVAARVTQLSVGHLAALLRCMGAEQLRASVGQALLQDPLLFRKRTTALLTPLELAREADSREREAAHPGASVYFTDGSVNHQTGAVGAAFVCGGVTAVFRLPDGCSSTQAELAAIGGALDHAVEGGRGPVLIHCDSVPAIRSLLQDPPRDNVSLLTSILARLAELRGAGRPVKVNWLPSHSGVAGNEAADGAAAEATLLPAVTRPVELEEALAAGSPSAFWYSAATNTGARQLPPNLPRREASNIRRLRLGYKCASVLHPDDPVPVECPYCEEEGAERVV, from the exons ATGCTCTCCATTCTCGCTGAACGGGGCGTCCGTGGCCGCCTGCTGGCGTGGGTGGGCCATTATCTGGAGGGACGGAGAGCGGCCGTCCGATTTCAGGGCCATACGTCCGCGATAGAGACTTTTGAGAACGGCACGCCTCAGGGTGGCGTCCTGAGCCGCGGGCTGTTCCATCTGCTCGTCGCGAAGGGCACGTCCCTTCCGACGAGCCGAACCGCCAGAGTCCTATCGTATGCGGAcgatgtggccctggtggtggggCCCCAACCAGGTGGCCTGCGCCCGCCAGCTCCTCCGCCGGCTGACTCAGACGTGCGCCGCCCTAGGCTGGTCGTCAACAGGACTAAGACAAAGGCCATGGCCTTCCGCCACGGCCACCTTCCTGAGCCCTTCGACCTCGAGGGTACGCCCGTGCCGTGGGTGCACACTTACAAGTACCTCGGGGTCACTGTTGACTCCAGCCTGTCCTTTGGCCCGCACATCGCCCGTGTGCGGGACGAGGTCCGGCGGCGCACTAATGTGATGAGGGCCCTTGCCAGAACAGCTGGTGGGTCTGGGGACAGGGTCCTGCGGACTTTCTACATCCAGGGCGTTCGGTCCTGTATTGATTATGGGACGCCGTGCCTGCTGACGGTGGGTCCGGCGGCGCTTAGGCCGCTGGAGACAGCTCAGAACGCCGCCCTCCGCGTCATCATTGGCGCCCCCATGTGGACGAAATGCGTGTGCCTCCGGGCGGAGGCACGCGTgtgcagcgtcgccgcgagaGTCACCCAACTCTCAGTGGGGCATCTGGCGGCGCTGCTCAGATGCAtgggggcggagcagctccgTGCCTCCGTCGGGCAGGCCCTCCTGCAGGACCCTCTCCTGTTCCGCAAGAGAAC GAcggccctcctcacccctctggaGTTGGCCAGGGAGGCAGACAGCAGAGAGCGGGAAGCAGCGCACCCTGGAGCCTCCGTGTACTTCACGGACGGCTCCGTCAACCACCAGACGGGGGCTGTCGGCGCTGCTTTTGTGTGCGGTGGGGTCACTGCTGTTTTTCGTCTGCCAGACGGTTGTTCCTCCACCCAGGCTGAGCTGGCAGCCATTGGCGGGGCGCTGGATCATGCAGTGGAAGGGGGTCGGGGCCCTGTCTTGATCCACTGCGATTCAGTCCCTGCCATCCGCTCTCTGCTACAGGACCCCCCGCGCGACAACGTgtctctcctcacctccatccttGCGAGGCTGGCAGAGTTGAGAGGAGCGGGGCGCCCTGTAAAAGTTAACTGGTTGCCCAGCCACTCGGGCGTGGCAGGCAACGAGGCGGCGGACGGCGCTGCTGCTGAGGCAACGCTCCTGCCTGCTGTCACGCGGCCTGTT gagctggaggaggccctggcTGCGGGCTCGCCGTCCGCGTTTTGGTACTCGGCGGCCACTAACACCGGCGCCCGCCAGCTGCCGCCAAATCTGCCGAGACGGGAGGCATCCAACATCCGCCGCCTCCGTCTCGGCTACAAATGTGCGTCGGTCCTTCACCCGGATGACCCTGTCCCTGTCGAGTGCCcgtactgcgaggaggag GGAGCGGAGCGTGTGGTGTGA